In Symmachiella dynata, the following are encoded in one genomic region:
- a CDS encoding enolase C-terminal domain-like protein gives MRIVELIARHVRIPLKKKIEHASHVRRENDTLVVSCRLDDGSLGWGEGLPRPYVTGETIETALGQFSETDWRTQLADDFDSLADVVSLCQRIKLAGSPDGGQRDCFGHSVRCAVELSILDAVGRATETPLSKVTTLVPESMPIREARDEVRYSGVITAMGGIKKTIRAAAMRLYGFPDIKLKVGMDGANDPAAVALMRRVFGPDRDLRIDANEAWTCDNLEDKLSPLLPHGISSVEQPVPHAAVDGLAAIRPRLDVPIMLDESLCGLDDGHRAIERGTCDLFNLRLSKCGGYINSIKLAALAHNAGLGYQLGCQVGETGILSAAGRHFAASIGGIRWVEGSYDRHLVKERLTVEDLTFKSGGRAPALIGAGLGVNIDRAAVERVTLREEHRPIG, from the coding sequence ATGCGCATTGTTGAATTGATCGCCCGTCACGTTCGCATTCCGCTGAAAAAGAAGATCGAACACGCTTCGCATGTTCGTCGTGAAAACGACACGCTGGTCGTCAGTTGCCGTCTCGATGACGGCAGCCTCGGCTGGGGCGAAGGGCTACCGCGTCCCTATGTCACCGGCGAAACAATCGAAACCGCCCTGGGCCAATTCTCGGAGACCGACTGGCGGACGCAACTCGCGGATGATTTCGACAGCCTCGCCGACGTAGTTTCACTCTGCCAGCGGATCAAATTGGCCGGCAGCCCTGACGGCGGGCAGCGCGATTGTTTTGGCCATTCAGTTCGCTGCGCGGTGGAGTTGAGCATTCTCGACGCAGTCGGCCGCGCGACGGAGACTCCGTTGTCGAAAGTCACTACGCTGGTCCCCGAATCGATGCCGATCCGCGAAGCACGCGACGAGGTCCGCTATAGCGGCGTGATCACCGCGATGGGTGGCATCAAAAAAACAATTCGGGCGGCCGCCATGCGTCTCTACGGTTTTCCCGACATCAAATTAAAAGTCGGCATGGACGGAGCCAACGACCCGGCTGCCGTGGCTTTGATGCGGCGCGTGTTTGGACCGGACCGTGATCTACGCATCGATGCCAACGAAGCCTGGACGTGTGACAACCTCGAGGACAAACTAAGCCCATTGTTGCCGCATGGCATTAGCAGCGTCGAACAACCGGTGCCGCACGCCGCCGTCGACGGTCTGGCTGCGATCCGCCCACGGCTCGATGTGCCGATCATGTTGGACGAATCGCTGTGCGGCTTAGACGACGGACACCGTGCCATCGAACGGGGCACCTGCGATCTATTCAACCTGCGCCTCTCCAAGTGTGGCGGTTATATCAACTCTATAAAATTAGCGGCGTTGGCCCACAACGCGGGGCTGGGGTATCAATTGGGATGCCAAGTGGGAGAAACCGGAATCCTCTCCGCTGCCGGACGGCATTTTGCGGCATCGATTGGCGGTATTCGTTGGGTCGAAGGGAGTTACGACCGGCATCTCGTCAAGGAACGGCTGACGGTCGAAGACCTGACATTCAAAAGCGGAGGCCGCGCCCCGGCGCTCATCGGGGCAGGATTGGGCGTGAATATTGACCGTGCAGCCGTAGAGCGCGTGACATTGCGCGAGGAACATCGTCCAATAGGGTGA
- a CDS encoding diacylglycerol/lipid kinase family protein has product MPQTRKPAAEWVAIQANPKAGSGAQREQVGLLVDSLREQGLRPLLFKNRDRLSHVLTNPELKSRLRCIVAAGGDGTVGDVLHRYPGCPISILPLGTENLLARYLGIPRCGRSVGEIIAAGHVRTVDLASVGDRRFSLMASIGFDAEVVHRLDAIRTGHVRRASYLKPIWDSLRSYQYPDLRIRLDDDPQTYTAKLVMVVNINAYALGIQPAQSARDDDGLLEVLLFERGSTFQMLRYFYKVMRGTHESLVDIRRLRASRIHVESDGAVPVQIDGDPAGTTPVDIRVLPAAAQFVAPASRVKVTT; this is encoded by the coding sequence ATGCCACAAACACGCAAACCGGCCGCTGAGTGGGTGGCGATTCAGGCAAATCCCAAAGCGGGGTCCGGCGCCCAGCGCGAACAGGTCGGCCTGCTTGTTGACTCATTGCGCGAACAGGGGCTGCGACCACTGTTGTTCAAAAACCGTGACCGCCTCAGCCATGTTTTGACAAACCCGGAGTTAAAAAGCCGTTTGCGGTGCATAGTTGCGGCGGGTGGGGATGGGACGGTCGGCGACGTTCTGCATCGATATCCAGGGTGTCCGATCTCGATTTTGCCCTTGGGGACCGAGAATTTGCTGGCCCGCTACCTGGGAATCCCCCGTTGCGGACGCTCCGTGGGGGAGATTATTGCAGCCGGCCATGTGCGAACCGTGGACCTAGCCAGCGTGGGCGATCGGCGTTTTTCTTTGATGGCCAGCATCGGTTTCGACGCGGAAGTGGTGCATCGGCTGGACGCAATTCGCACGGGGCACGTCCGGAGGGCAAGTTATCTCAAACCAATTTGGGATTCTTTGCGTAGTTACCAATATCCCGATTTGCGAATCCGACTCGACGACGATCCGCAAACGTATACGGCAAAACTGGTCATGGTTGTTAACATCAATGCGTATGCCTTAGGAATCCAACCCGCTCAGTCGGCTCGTGACGACGATGGCCTGCTGGAGGTGTTATTATTTGAGCGAGGCTCAACGTTCCAAATGTTGCGGTACTTTTATAAGGTGATGCGAGGCACACATGAGTCGTTGGTGGACATACGCAGACTACGGGCATCGCGGATTCATGTAGAATCCGATGGCGCGGTCCCCGTACAAATCGACGGTGATCCAGCCGGCACGACCCCGGTGGATATCCGCGTCTTGCCTGCGGCGGCTCAATTCGTTGCCCCCGCGAGCAGGGTAAAAGTCACGACATAA
- the kdsA gene encoding 3-deoxy-8-phosphooctulonate synthase — MPENPVSIGNFSCGGDNPLVFIAGPCVIESEESTLAIAVRLAEIAAELNIPLVFKASFDKANRTSLDSFRGPGLEKGLAILARIAAATGLPVTTDIHTAEQAEPAAEVCTILQIPAFLARQTDLVVAAAQATARHGGVVNIKKPQFVAPEDMVHAVKKCEAAGNGRIMLTERGTTFGYGRLVNDMRSVPIMQSLGTPVIYDATHSVQLPGGSTTGGQREMVPPLARAAVAAGCDGLFFETHPDPDRALSDGPNMVPLSEVSQFLSPLLRIREVITANPPLKS, encoded by the coding sequence ATGCCGGAGAATCCGGTCAGCATTGGCAACTTCAGCTGCGGCGGAGACAATCCGTTGGTGTTCATCGCCGGTCCTTGCGTGATTGAGTCGGAAGAATCGACCTTAGCGATCGCTGTCCGTTTGGCGGAAATTGCCGCGGAACTGAATATTCCGTTGGTCTTCAAGGCAAGCTTTGACAAAGCCAACCGCACGAGTCTCGATAGTTTCCGCGGGCCTGGTCTGGAGAAAGGCTTGGCGATCTTGGCCCGGATTGCCGCAGCAACCGGACTGCCCGTCACGACTGACATCCATACGGCCGAACAGGCGGAGCCGGCTGCGGAAGTCTGCACGATTCTACAAATCCCCGCATTTTTAGCGCGGCAAACCGACTTGGTCGTCGCTGCGGCACAAGCCACCGCGCGACACGGCGGCGTGGTGAATATCAAGAAACCCCAATTCGTTGCTCCCGAGGACATGGTTCACGCCGTTAAGAAATGTGAAGCGGCCGGCAATGGGCGTATCATGCTGACCGAGCGGGGAACGACGTTTGGCTATGGCCGGTTGGTGAACGACATGCGGTCGGTTCCGATTATGCAATCGCTGGGAACGCCGGTGATTTATGATGCGACGCACAGCGTGCAATTGCCGGGAGGCAGCACGACGGGTGGACAACGGGAAATGGTTCCACCCCTGGCCCGCGCAGCCGTAGCTGCCGGCTGTGATGGTCTCTTTTTCGAAACACATCCCGATCCTGATCGGGCGCTCAGCGATGGTCCGAACATGGTTCCACTGAGTGAGGTCTCCCAATTTCTCAGCCCGCTATTGCGCATTCGTGAGGTCATCACGGCCAATCCGCCGCTCAAATCATAA
- a CDS encoding arylsulfatase produces MLCRLVVLAITIVPLLSATGIAAESLPKKPNIVFIMADDLGYGELSCYGQKILRTPNIDRMAAEGLKFTDVYAGSTVCAPSRCVLMTGLHTGHCRVRGNQRVPLRPGDVTVAEVLRDAGYVTGMFGKWGLGEPGTTGLPNRQGFEHWFGYLNQGHAHNYYPEYLWDNEQQFPLVGNVAEKGVASKKAIYSHDIVTDRALGFLDDVGDKPFFLYVPFTLPHVNNELRRATGDGMEVPNYGPYANESWPNPEKGRAMMIHMLDRDVGRIMDKIRQLGLDENTLVFFTSDNGAQQEGGSKLEFFNSSGPLRGFKRDLYEGGIRVPMIARWPGVIEAGTLSDLPWAFWDFLPTAAELAGAAAPEGIDGLSIVPTLVGEDRAGHPQQQHDELYWEFHERGSKQAVRRGKYKAVRLSPELPLELYNLETDLGETNNIADAHPELVAELEEYLAGARSESKHWPLKKRQRRRK; encoded by the coding sequence ATGCTCTGTCGTTTAGTTGTATTGGCCATCACCATTGTCCCCTTGCTCTCCGCAACCGGTATTGCGGCGGAGTCGTTGCCAAAGAAACCGAACATCGTCTTCATCATGGCGGACGATCTGGGTTATGGCGAATTGAGTTGTTATGGGCAGAAAATTTTGCGGACGCCGAACATCGACCGGATGGCCGCCGAGGGATTGAAATTTACTGATGTCTATGCGGGCAGCACCGTCTGTGCTCCCTCGCGCTGCGTGTTGATGACTGGCCTGCATACGGGACATTGCCGTGTTCGCGGAAATCAACGCGTGCCGCTCCGCCCCGGCGATGTCACGGTCGCTGAAGTGCTTCGCGATGCGGGATACGTCACCGGAATGTTTGGTAAATGGGGTTTGGGCGAACCGGGAACCACGGGGTTGCCGAATCGCCAAGGATTTGAGCATTGGTTCGGCTATCTGAACCAAGGCCATGCACACAACTACTATCCCGAATACTTGTGGGACAACGAACAACAATTTCCCTTGGTCGGAAATGTCGCCGAGAAAGGTGTCGCCAGCAAAAAGGCGATCTATTCGCACGACATCGTCACGGATCGCGCACTGGGATTCCTTGACGACGTGGGAGACAAACCATTTTTTCTCTATGTCCCGTTCACGTTACCGCACGTCAACAACGAGTTGCGGCGCGCGACCGGTGATGGCATGGAGGTCCCGAACTACGGTCCTTATGCGAATGAAAGCTGGCCCAACCCTGAAAAAGGGCGGGCGATGATGATCCATATGCTGGACCGCGACGTGGGACGCATCATGGATAAAATTCGCCAATTGGGCCTCGATGAGAACACGCTCGTGTTTTTTACCAGTGACAACGGCGCGCAACAGGAAGGTGGCTCGAAGCTCGAGTTCTTCAATAGTTCCGGTCCGCTCCGCGGGTTCAAACGAGATCTCTACGAGGGTGGAATTCGCGTACCGATGATCGCCCGCTGGCCGGGAGTGATCGAAGCTGGGACTTTGAGCGATCTGCCCTGGGCGTTCTGGGATTTCCTACCGACAGCCGCCGAACTCGCCGGCGCCGCTGCTCCCGAAGGGATCGACGGTCTCTCGATAGTCCCCACGCTGGTCGGCGAAGATCGTGCCGGGCATCCTCAACAGCAGCACGACGAGTTGTATTGGGAGTTCCACGAACGGGGCAGCAAACAAGCAGTCCGCCGCGGCAAATATAAAGCCGTGCGACTCTCCCCCGAATTGCCGCTCGAACTGTATAACCTCGAGACAGACCTGGGCGAAACCAACAACATCGCCGACGCACATCCCGAATTGGTGGCGGAGCTGGAAGAATATCTGGCCGGCGCACGCAGCGAATCGAAACACTGGCCGCTCAAAAAACGCCAACGCCGCCGAAAATAA
- a CDS encoding polysaccharide deacetylase family protein has product MLNPRAISGHLLSGIHRIRQSLKTGPKKHPHFVVITIDNEARRERSPEAPVDRLFWGRYQGREYGIPMIMDMADAFGYPAIFFTDTLTVRSYGKEPIREVCQEVLRRGHDCALHSHPELHIPDYQDRFDYYWTDEGVRSWLGEASDYLAEFTGQPTRAYRAGGYRVSPASFRAMRDIGIEADFSSLLGHKQCMIDASYCNNGVRKYDGVYEVPVSVYHDVKGTPRKLDVNWRTPETFRWHLQEAMAAGVLCTTIFLHSWSFLKFDATWLEATEAVGVDEEAIANFQGMLEVVSETPGTQVVTSLELIDYLKANPDALNAPDTIPAIRPAAA; this is encoded by the coding sequence GTGTTGAATCCTCGCGCGATCAGCGGTCACCTCCTCTCCGGTATTCACCGCATTCGACAAAGCCTAAAAACCGGCCCCAAAAAACACCCGCACTTTGTTGTGATCACGATCGACAACGAAGCCCGCCGCGAACGGAGTCCTGAGGCGCCTGTGGATCGGTTGTTTTGGGGGCGTTATCAAGGCCGCGAATATGGCATTCCGATGATCATGGACATGGCGGATGCGTTTGGATATCCCGCTATCTTTTTTACGGACACATTGACCGTGCGGTCCTACGGCAAGGAGCCGATTCGGGAAGTCTGCCAGGAAGTCTTGCGCCGCGGGCACGACTGCGCACTGCACTCGCATCCGGAGCTGCACATTCCCGACTATCAAGACCGCTTCGATTATTATTGGACGGACGAAGGGGTGCGGAGTTGGTTGGGAGAGGCGTCCGACTACTTGGCGGAGTTCACCGGTCAGCCGACCCGCGCGTATCGCGCCGGCGGCTATCGCGTGTCACCGGCATCGTTTCGTGCGATGCGTGACATTGGAATCGAAGCCGATTTTTCATCGCTGCTGGGACACAAGCAGTGCATGATTGATGCATCGTATTGTAATAATGGGGTCCGCAAATATGACGGCGTCTACGAAGTTCCGGTCTCGGTGTATCACGACGTGAAAGGGACGCCGCGAAAGTTGGACGTGAATTGGCGAACACCGGAAACGTTTCGTTGGCACCTGCAAGAAGCGATGGCGGCGGGCGTGTTGTGCACAACGATCTTCTTGCATTCTTGGTCCTTCCTGAAGTTCGACGCCACGTGGCTCGAAGCGACCGAAGCGGTCGGTGTGGACGAAGAGGCGATCGCGAATTTCCAAGGCATGTTGGAAGTCGTCAGCGAAACGCCCGGCACGCAAGTCGTCACGTCGCTGGAGTTGATCGACTACTTAAAGGCGAACCCCGACGCTCTGAATGCCCCCGACACCATCCCCGCCATCCGCCCCGCCGCTGCGTAG
- a CDS encoding sulfotransferase family protein, whose amino-acid sequence MPATSAVPPATRLDPKTDQYGSYVSQDAGIVIGCCSRSGSSLFRVMLDSHPKFAVGQGSRIFVETPDPQRLVNNFGVTREYVDELLATSQDQAHFIERFMRGLAQREDKPIWGDKAPPNIYYIPYIFEHFPNARFIHIIRDGRDVVCSLRTHPKFKYENGRTIELNTWKPIENCITSWVNYTRKGLAARGQAGYYEVHYEELVQQPEQTMRKVVEFLGEEWDDRVLRYHELESTTRDFTAMPVSADAVEPISHKALARWQRDMTDEDKQIFKDKAGDLLIELGYATDNDW is encoded by the coding sequence ATGCCCGCCACCTCCGCCGTGCCGCCGGCCACCCGTTTGGATCCCAAAACCGACCAATACGGCAGCTATGTTTCACAGGATGCCGGAATTGTGATTGGCTGTTGTTCCCGCAGCGGTTCGTCACTGTTTCGCGTGATGCTCGACAGCCATCCAAAATTTGCCGTTGGCCAAGGTTCGCGAATCTTCGTGGAAACCCCCGATCCGCAGCGACTGGTCAATAACTTTGGCGTCACACGAGAGTACGTCGACGAATTGTTGGCGACCTCGCAGGATCAAGCGCACTTCATCGAACGGTTCATGCGCGGTTTGGCGCAGCGAGAGGACAAACCGATTTGGGGTGATAAAGCGCCGCCCAACATTTATTACATCCCCTACATCTTCGAGCACTTCCCCAACGCGCGATTCATCCACATCATCCGCGACGGCCGCGACGTCGTTTGCTCCTTGCGGACGCATCCGAAATTCAAATACGAAAACGGCCGCACGATCGAATTGAATACCTGGAAACCGATCGAAAACTGCATTACCTCCTGGGTGAATTACACCCGCAAAGGCCTCGCAGCCCGCGGCCAAGCAGGTTACTACGAAGTGCACTACGAAGAATTGGTGCAACAGCCAGAACAAACCATGCGCAAGGTCGTGGAGTTCCTCGGCGAAGAATGGGACGACCGCGTGCTGCGGTATCACGAACTGGAAAGCACCACCCGCGATTTCACAGCCATGCCGGTCTCCGCCGACGCCGTCGAACCAATCTCCCACAAAGCCCTCGCTCGCTGGCAGCGCGACATGACCGACGAAGATAAACAAATCTTCAAAGACAAAGCAGGCGACTTGTTGATCGAACTGGGCTATGCGACGGATAACGATTGGTAG
- a CDS encoding 6-pyruvoyl trahydropterin synthase family protein, which translates to MYRITQQIDFCYGHRLLNYAGKCRNLHGHNGRVQISLEAADLDNRGMLIDFTDIKKSIATWIDSELDHRMILHEDDPALSMLQELNEPVYVIRHNPTAENIARLIYEFANSENLPVREVTLWETPKSSATYGEWSSPSH; encoded by the coding sequence ATGTATCGAATCACCCAGCAGATCGACTTTTGTTATGGCCACCGGTTGCTGAATTATGCCGGCAAATGCCGGAACCTTCATGGGCACAATGGACGGGTGCAGATTTCCCTGGAGGCGGCTGACCTCGACAATCGGGGGATGCTGATCGACTTCACGGACATCAAAAAGTCCATCGCCACCTGGATCGATTCGGAGTTGGACCACCGCATGATTCTGCATGAGGATGACCCGGCGCTCTCCATGCTCCAGGAATTGAACGAACCGGTCTACGTGATTCGCCACAATCCGACGGCAGAGAATATCGCACGGCTGATCTACGAGTTCGCGAATTCCGAAAACCTGCCGGTCCGAGAAGTCACCTTGTGGGAGACTCCCAAATCATCAGCCACCTACGGCGAATGGTCGAGTCCGAGTCACTGA
- a CDS encoding sigma 54-interacting transcriptional regulator, with protein sequence MARYDGLKPARRWPLVLAGIAVLVYSIIVLGFVSQSRDLGLRCLMPNEEDLVAAGEHPENEVGVRIDRVFDVTTDGDRPQEGSRLLSIGGQPVRTFTEFTQALANLRSTPTPVGSFVPQTSDSEEHAGPIVEKLPSHERWIEVEFFKEDGDPSDPYSPFLQEKRLPLGALSLSLVWFTLHLGIFVVGAMAYWKRPFDAAARMFFAMCIVTVVAFVGGYHWWVIAARLWLNIPFAICAMLVPVVTLHFFLVFPHRKPWFARHPRTILAAIYALPLAATTGMVTLLCYSAWQHAHSDAYALGDLLFTLSYIQKSIYGYLAVATVYFVATLYALYDSYQTTKNTAEHNQVKWILWAAAASTLPVGYTLLLALNDRVEFAVGHARFPMFIASLLFMMAYAVGIIRYKLMLVDQVFSRGTLYFLLSFGVLIVYSLAITLSSLLGMMQDMQFLHQVISVTPVVLVAVILLGWIRDRVQQTLDRSFYREKYQLDKVMQGMNQAVAHLGDHLGDPATLGQQMLTSCHDVLHINQAAVYLRSGPNEDFNLIAVQGDMSPPARLANDPELTIPLLENASLQRTSLGGRGPRSKVQTILRELDVDLIHRLEMEGELAGFVLLGRKRDDSAYTAEDLTFLTALGQIMTLHSSKVHDEITRLNKELSLKTERVAEQQRQISILQSEIMGSRDPQKITVQGGFRNELIRGNSKAIRQLLDTVQKVSHSESSVLIRGESGTGKELLAQTLHMNSPRHEGPMVRVHCAALSPSLLESELFGHSKGAFTGAHRDKEGRFEMANGGTLFLDEIGDISLETQVKLLRVLQERSFEPVGGTRTIQVDVRLVTATHQDLESLILQGRFREDLYYRLNVISMTLPPLRDRVDDIFELARHFLGRAAQRIGKPISHLDDETVDILKQYPWPGNIRELENVIERAVVLADDEVITPGDLPREILFPNPSQLQLGSQKRHAPSGKQPVAGGETEKVPVAVPAAVGDNGANEEQQLRDALSRCGGNKARAARLLGMPRSTYYSRLKKYRIS encoded by the coding sequence ATGGCGAGATATGACGGGCTCAAACCGGCGCGACGATGGCCTCTGGTCCTGGCCGGGATCGCCGTGCTGGTCTACTCGATTATCGTCCTTGGTTTTGTCAGCCAAAGTCGCGATCTCGGGCTGCGCTGTCTGATGCCCAACGAAGAGGACTTGGTCGCAGCTGGGGAACACCCTGAAAATGAGGTCGGTGTCCGCATCGATCGCGTCTTCGATGTGACGACCGATGGCGACCGCCCGCAAGAGGGGAGCCGACTACTCAGTATTGGTGGGCAACCGGTGCGGACCTTTACAGAGTTCACACAAGCCCTCGCCAACTTGCGTTCGACCCCGACTCCAGTGGGGTCGTTCGTGCCTCAGACCAGTGACTCTGAAGAGCATGCCGGGCCGATCGTTGAAAAACTCCCCTCGCATGAACGTTGGATTGAAGTCGAGTTCTTCAAAGAGGATGGCGATCCCAGTGACCCGTATTCCCCATTTCTCCAAGAAAAACGGTTGCCGCTTGGGGCGTTGAGTCTGTCGCTGGTGTGGTTCACGTTGCACTTGGGGATCTTCGTCGTGGGGGCGATGGCGTATTGGAAACGTCCGTTTGATGCAGCGGCCCGGATGTTCTTTGCGATGTGCATCGTCACCGTTGTCGCATTTGTTGGTGGATATCACTGGTGGGTGATCGCCGCACGGTTGTGGTTGAATATTCCCTTTGCCATCTGCGCCATGCTGGTGCCGGTGGTCACGCTGCACTTTTTCCTGGTCTTTCCGCACCGTAAACCCTGGTTTGCCCGCCATCCGCGGACGATTCTTGCGGCGATTTATGCGCTGCCTCTCGCTGCGACGACCGGCATGGTGACACTGTTGTGCTATTCGGCTTGGCAACACGCACATAGCGACGCCTACGCGTTGGGGGACTTGTTATTCACGCTCTCCTACATACAAAAATCGATCTACGGATACCTAGCCGTCGCCACCGTTTATTTTGTCGCCACGTTATATGCACTCTACGACAGTTACCAAACGACCAAGAACACCGCTGAGCACAATCAGGTGAAGTGGATCTTGTGGGCAGCGGCCGCATCGACGTTGCCGGTGGGTTATACGCTGCTGTTAGCCCTCAATGACCGGGTCGAATTCGCTGTGGGGCATGCGCGATTCCCGATGTTTATTGCCAGTTTGCTGTTCATGATGGCCTATGCGGTGGGGATCATCCGCTACAAGCTGATGCTGGTCGACCAGGTGTTCAGCCGCGGCACGTTGTACTTCCTGCTCAGCTTCGGTGTGCTGATTGTCTATAGCTTGGCAATCACCCTCAGCAGCCTGCTGGGCATGATGCAGGACATGCAGTTCCTGCATCAGGTGATCTCGGTCACGCCGGTTGTGTTGGTGGCGGTCATTTTGCTGGGGTGGATCCGCGATCGTGTGCAGCAGACATTGGATCGCAGCTTCTATCGTGAAAAGTACCAACTCGACAAGGTCATGCAGGGGATGAATCAAGCGGTCGCCCACCTGGGCGATCATCTGGGCGACCCGGCGACGCTGGGGCAGCAGATGCTGACTTCTTGCCACGATGTGCTGCACATCAACCAAGCGGCCGTCTATTTACGGTCAGGGCCGAACGAAGACTTCAACTTGATTGCCGTCCAAGGTGACATGTCACCTCCCGCCCGGCTGGCAAACGATCCTGAACTCACGATCCCTCTGTTGGAAAACGCCAGCCTGCAGCGAACATCACTTGGCGGACGTGGCCCCCGGTCGAAGGTTCAAACGATCCTGCGCGAATTGGATGTCGACCTCATTCACCGACTGGAGATGGAAGGGGAATTGGCGGGGTTCGTGTTGCTGGGGCGGAAACGAGACGACAGTGCCTACACGGCTGAGGATCTGACATTCCTCACCGCGTTGGGTCAGATCATGACCTTGCACAGCTCGAAGGTGCACGATGAAATTACGCGGTTGAACAAGGAACTTTCACTAAAAACGGAGCGGGTTGCCGAGCAACAGCGGCAGATTTCGATTCTTCAATCAGAAATCATGGGAAGTCGCGATCCGCAGAAGATCACCGTTCAAGGAGGTTTCCGCAACGAATTGATCCGCGGCAACAGCAAGGCTATCCGCCAGTTGCTAGACACGGTTCAAAAGGTTTCGCACAGCGAATCGTCGGTGCTGATTCGGGGTGAGAGTGGAACGGGCAAGGAGTTACTGGCCCAAACATTGCACATGAATAGCCCGCGGCACGAAGGGCCGATGGTGCGCGTGCATTGTGCGGCGCTCTCTCCCAGTTTGCTGGAAAGCGAACTGTTCGGCCACTCCAAAGGGGCCTTTACCGGCGCACACCGCGACAAAGAGGGCCGCTTTGAGATGGCCAACGGTGGTACGTTGTTCTTGGATGAAATTGGTGATATCTCCCTGGAAACACAGGTCAAACTGTTGCGGGTGCTGCAGGAACGCTCCTTCGAACCGGTGGGCGGAACGCGGACAATTCAAGTCGATGTACGGTTGGTGACGGCGACACACCAGGATCTGGAAAGCCTGATCCTGCAAGGCCGTTTCCGTGAAGACCTGTATTATCGATTGAACGTCATCAGCATGACGCTGCCGCCGCTGCGCGATCGTGTCGATGACATCTTTGAATTGGCTCGCCATTTCTTGGGTCGTGCTGCACAACGCATCGGCAAACCGATATCTCACTTGGATGACGAAACGGTCGACATCCTCAAACAGTATCCCTGGCCGGGGAATATTCGTGAGCTGGAAAATGTGATCGAACGTGCGGTGGTGCTGGCCGATGACGAGGTGATCACACCCGGCGATCTGCCGCGGGAAATCTTGTTCCCCAATCCATCGCAGTTACAACTCGGGAGCCAAAAGCGGCACGCTCCCAGCGGAAAGCAGCCGGTCGCGGGAGGGGAAACGGAGAAGGTCCCCGTCGCGGTGCCTGCCGCAGTGGGAGACAACGGCGCCAACGAGGAACAACAACTTCGCGATGCTTTGTCGCGCTGTGGGGGAAACAAGGCCCGCGCTGCACGACTGTTGGGCATGCCCCGCAGCACGTATTACAGCCGGCTGAAAAAGTACCGTATTTCGTAA